A genomic window from Corvus moneduloides isolate bCorMon1 chromosome 11, bCorMon1.pri, whole genome shotgun sequence includes:
- the CNBP gene encoding cellular nucleic acid-binding protein isoform X2 — protein MSSNECFKCGRTGHWARECPTGMGRGRGMRSRGRGFQFMSSSLPDICYRCGESGHLAKDCDLQEDEACYNCGRGGHIAKDCKEPKREREQCCYNCGKPGHLARDCDHADEQKCYSCGEFGHIQKDCTKVKCYRCGETGHVAINCSKTSEVNCYRCGESGHLARECTIEATA, from the exons ATGAGCAGCAACGAGTGCTTCAAGTGTGGCCGTACTGGCCACTGGGCCCGGGAGTGCCCCACTGGGATGGGCCGTGGCCGTGGGATGAGGAGCCGTGGCAGAG GCTTCCAGTTCATGTCTTCGTCTCTGCCGGATATCTGTTACCGCTGTGGTGAGTCTGGCCATCTTGCCAAGGACTGTGATCTTCAGGAGGATG AAGCCTGCTATAACTGCGGTAGAGGTGGCCACATTGCGAAGGACTGCAAGGAGCCcaagagggagagggagcagtGCTGCTACAACTGTGGCAAGCCCGGCCACCTGGCCCGCGACTGCGACCACGCAGACGAGCAGAAGTGCTATTCTTGTGGAGAGTTCGGGCACATTCAAAAAGACTGCACCAAAGTGAAATGCTATAG GTGTGGTGAAACTGGCCATGTAGCCATCAACTGCAGCAAGACCAGCGAAGTCAACTGCTACCGCTGCGGCGAGTCAGGGCACCTTGCACGGGAATGCACAATTGAAGCTACAGcctaa
- the CNBP gene encoding cellular nucleic acid-binding protein isoform X4: MSSNECFKCGRTGHWARECPTGMGRGRGMRSRGRGFQFMSSSLPDICYRCGESGHLAKDCDLQEDACYNCGRGGHIAKDCKEPKREREQCCYNCGKPGHLARDCDHADEQKCYSCGEFGHIQKDCTKVKCYRCGETGHVAINCSKTSEVNCYRCGESGHLARECTIEATA; the protein is encoded by the exons ATGAGCAGCAACGAGTGCTTCAAGTGTGGCCGTACTGGCCACTGGGCCCGGGAGTGCCCCACTGGGATGGGCCGTGGCCGTGGGATGAGGAGCCGTGGCAGAG GCTTCCAGTTCATGTCTTCGTCTCTGCCGGATATCTGTTACCGCTGTGGTGAGTCTGGCCATCTTGCCAAGGACTGTGATCTTCAGGAGGATG CCTGCTATAACTGCGGTAGAGGTGGCCACATTGCGAAGGACTGCAAGGAGCCcaagagggagagggagcagtGCTGCTACAACTGTGGCAAGCCCGGCCACCTGGCCCGCGACTGCGACCACGCAGACGAGCAGAAGTGCTATTCTTGTGGAGAGTTCGGGCACATTCAAAAAGACTGCACCAAAGTGAAATGCTATAG GTGTGGTGAAACTGGCCATGTAGCCATCAACTGCAGCAAGACCAGCGAAGTCAACTGCTACCGCTGCGGCGAGTCAGGGCACCTTGCACGGGAATGCACAATTGAAGCTACAGcctaa
- the CNBP gene encoding cellular nucleic acid-binding protein isoform X3: MSSNECFKCGRTGHWARECPTGMGRGRGMRSRGRAGFQFMSSSLPDICYRCGESGHLAKDCDLQEDACYNCGRGGHIAKDCKEPKREREQCCYNCGKPGHLARDCDHADEQKCYSCGEFGHIQKDCTKVKCYRCGETGHVAINCSKTSEVNCYRCGESGHLARECTIEATA, translated from the exons ATGAGCAGCAACGAGTGCTTCAAGTGTGGCCGTACTGGCCACTGGGCCCGGGAGTGCCCCACTGGGATGGGCCGTGGCCGTGGGATGAGGAGCCGTGGCAGAG CAGGCTTCCAGTTCATGTCTTCGTCTCTGCCGGATATCTGTTACCGCTGTGGTGAGTCTGGCCATCTTGCCAAGGACTGTGATCTTCAGGAGGATG CCTGCTATAACTGCGGTAGAGGTGGCCACATTGCGAAGGACTGCAAGGAGCCcaagagggagagggagcagtGCTGCTACAACTGTGGCAAGCCCGGCCACCTGGCCCGCGACTGCGACCACGCAGACGAGCAGAAGTGCTATTCTTGTGGAGAGTTCGGGCACATTCAAAAAGACTGCACCAAAGTGAAATGCTATAG GTGTGGTGAAACTGGCCATGTAGCCATCAACTGCAGCAAGACCAGCGAAGTCAACTGCTACCGCTGCGGCGAGTCAGGGCACCTTGCACGGGAATGCACAATTGAAGCTACAGcctaa
- the CNBP gene encoding cellular nucleic acid-binding protein isoform X1: MSSNECFKCGRTGHWARECPTGMGRGRGMRSRGRAGFQFMSSSLPDICYRCGESGHLAKDCDLQEDEACYNCGRGGHIAKDCKEPKREREQCCYNCGKPGHLARDCDHADEQKCYSCGEFGHIQKDCTKVKCYRCGETGHVAINCSKTSEVNCYRCGESGHLARECTIEATA, encoded by the exons ATGAGCAGCAACGAGTGCTTCAAGTGTGGCCGTACTGGCCACTGGGCCCGGGAGTGCCCCACTGGGATGGGCCGTGGCCGTGGGATGAGGAGCCGTGGCAGAG CAGGCTTCCAGTTCATGTCTTCGTCTCTGCCGGATATCTGTTACCGCTGTGGTGAGTCTGGCCATCTTGCCAAGGACTGTGATCTTCAGGAGGATG AAGCCTGCTATAACTGCGGTAGAGGTGGCCACATTGCGAAGGACTGCAAGGAGCCcaagagggagagggagcagtGCTGCTACAACTGTGGCAAGCCCGGCCACCTGGCCCGCGACTGCGACCACGCAGACGAGCAGAAGTGCTATTCTTGTGGAGAGTTCGGGCACATTCAAAAAGACTGCACCAAAGTGAAATGCTATAG GTGTGGTGAAACTGGCCATGTAGCCATCAACTGCAGCAAGACCAGCGAAGTCAACTGCTACCGCTGCGGCGAGTCAGGGCACCTTGCACGGGAATGCACAATTGAAGCTACAGcctaa
- the ISY1 gene encoding pre-mRNA-splicing factor ISY1 homolog isoform X1 yields the protein MARNAEKAMTALARFRQAQLEEGKVKERRPFLASECNELPKAEKWRRQIIGEISKKVAQIQNAGLGEFRIRDLNDEINKLLREKGHWEYRIKELGGPDYARIGPKMLDHEGKEVPGNRGYKYFGAAKDLPGVRELFEKEPLPPPRKTRAELMKDIDAEYYGYRDEDDGILEPLEQEHEKKVIAEAVEKWKMEREARLARGEEEEEENIYAVHEEESDEEGGKEREGEDGQQKFIAHVPVPTQQEIEEALVRRKKMELLQKYASETLLAQSEEAKTLLGL from the exons ATG GCTCGGAACGCGGAGAAGGCCAT gACGGCCTTGGCAAGATTTCGACAAGCCCAGCTTGAGGAAGGAAAAGTCAAG GAGCGAAGGCCTTTCCTCGCATCAGAGTGTAATGAGCTGCCCAAAGCTGAGAAATGGAGGAGACAG ATCATTGGGGAGATTTCCAAGAAAGTGGCACAGATTCAAAACG CTGGGTTGGGTGAATTCAGAATTCGGGACCTGAATGATGAAATAAACAAACTTCTGAGGGAGAAAGGACACTGGGAATACAGAATAAAGGAGCTGGGAGGTCCTGATTATGCT cgAATTGGCCCGAAAATGTTAGATCATGAAGGGAAAGAAGTTCCAGGAAACAGAGGCTACAAATACTTTGGGGCTGCAAAGGATTTGCCAGGAGTTAGAGAGCTTTTTGAAAAGGAAC CCCTGCCACCCCCACGGAAGACTCGGGCTGAGCTTATGAAAGACATCGATGCCGAGTACTACGGCTACAGGGATGAGGATGATGGGATCCTGGAGCCCCTGGAACAGGAACATGAGAAGAAAG TTATAGCAGAAGCAGTGGAAAAatggaagatggagagagaagcaCGACTCGCaagaggtgaggaggaggaggaagagaacaTCTATGCTGTCCACGAGGAAGAG tCTGATGAGGAAGGTGGCAAGGAGAGAGAAGGTGAAGACGGCCAACAGAAATTTATTGCACATGTTCCAGTGCCAACTCAACAGGAG ATTGAGGAAGCTCTTGTACGGAGAAAGAagatggagctgctccagaagTACGCCAGTGAAACCCTCCTGGCACAGAGCGAGGAGGCAAAGACACTTCTAGGACTGTAA